Part of the Equus caballus isolate H_3958 breed thoroughbred chromosome 5, TB-T2T, whole genome shotgun sequence genome is shown below.
AAAGTGGGAGGAGGAAGTGAAGGCATCTTGCCGAGTGTGACGCATCTCCCGGGCTTGCTGGAGGGAGGAAGACGGGGCAGGCTGCTGTGGGTGCCCATTGTGTTCAGCTGGGTGGTGGTGTGATGGCAGGGCAACTGTGAAATTCCCCACCCAAACCGGACATGCACGGCACAGTGTTGGATGGTGTCAGGGAGGCGGCCAGAGAACAGCCgcctggcctctctgggccccttTCGTCAATGCCAGAGGAGAATCCTGACCCGCCCCGCATCCACCAGATTTCTGGGATTGGGCAAATTTGGGTGGGTTTTGACCGACCTATTTATTCCCCCCAAACTGTGGCTCCGGCACTCCCAGCCACACACGGACAGCATGAAGACAAACCGGGAAGGTGGGTGCAATGAACGTGAGAGAAATCCAGGATTTGACTGAGGGACAGAGTTACTTAGACCCCAGGATTCACCCCGGCAACCCCACCCCCCAGTGTGAAGGACATTGATGTCCATCCGTGCAGCTTCGTTCTGCCCTTACCCTTcccttgggggagggggcaccAGGGGAGGGTATGAAGGCAATAAATGGTGAGGTCGTGGGAAGAACACAAGGACAGACCTGAAATCTCCTTTTTGTCCTGCACGCACTGACTGTAGGGCTTTAGGCAAGCTGCTGAACTCCTCTTAGGCTCAGTTGTCTCCCCCGTGAAACATGCGCAGTGAACTCTGTCTCGCAGAGTTGTGgttcgtgaggattaaatgagatgatgcctgCCAAGTCCTTGGCCCAGAGGTGTTGTCCTTGCACCCCAGCAGAGGAGGGTTATCCCCTCAGTTATCTAGAAGGCTACaaccccctgcccctgccagtccactcattcatttgacgaatatatatttgctttttactATGTGCGAGGCATCGTGGCCAGTGACATGGGCCTGAACTGATGTCCATGTACCCTCGGTCCTCTGGTCTGCGAGAATTGCTGTCATTCTCATCAGTGCACACTGGGACCACCTTTACACTCCTGTCTCTCTCAACTCCATTGTCACTTCCTTGAAGAGATGACCATGGCTTGcatttctttgtatctctctTAGCATCTAAATGCATCTTTTCCGTAGCAACCCTCTGTAAGCAAACCCAGCTCTGCTGATTGGCCAGATTCCTACTCAATGCCTGTGTGCCGGGCTCTCTCACAGGGATCTCGAAACAGGCCCGAGGGGTAGGCATTGCTCCCATCGCACAGGTGAGAAGACTGAGGCACAAGGAGATTTAAGTTACTTCCCCGAGGGCCTGGCTAGCGGTGGCATGGCTGGGATTTCACCTCTGATTGTCCTCACCCTGAGTCTGTACAGTTGGTGGGCTGCGTGGGGCTGGTGCTCACCTATTCTTGGTCAGAGTGGCCTTGGGAGAGCATGGTGGTTCCCTTCCTCGTGTACACCCAGCCTCACTTCTGTGTCTGTTCCAGAATGTCTGTAAACCCGCCGAGGAGACGCGGCCCCCGCCCACACTGCAGGAGATCAAGCAGAAGATCCAGAGCTACAACAGCCGGGAGAAAGAGTGCCTGCGCATGAAGCTGGTGAGCGGCTGCCCCTCCCCGCCCGGCCCTGGCCCCTCTGCTCGCCCCTGGATTCTGGGGCTACCCTCCGAGGTGCCTCCCCTTTCTTCAGGCTTCTTGAGGCCTCGGGGTTGTGGCCGGCTGACCCCTGGGTGCTCAGGCGCCTCCCGTGCTTGAGGGGATAGAATGGGCTTTGAATAAGATCCAGATCCAATCTCTAGCGCTTTCGCTTTTTCACCTGTGACTCTGGGAAacttcttaacttctctgagcggCAATGTAAAATAGAGAAACTAGTGCCCATTTGTCAGAGCTCTTGCGGGAATTAAATGATATACAATGACCAGGGGCCCGGTGTTGCTTGGCCCGCAGGAAGCCCTCGATAAGGGGAGTTCgcagctcccctcctccccgtCTTGGTCCGTTGCACTATGACGGCCTGTGTCTGGGGAGCTTCCTTAGACTGTGCAGAGCTCAGAGAGGAGGGCACCAACTTTGCGCCAGGTCCAGAAAGGCCACCTTCAGTGGGACAGTGCGGAGAAGGTAGAAGAACCCTGCCCCCTGCTGGTCGCTGGCGGTAACTGGCTCTTTGGCGCTCCAGCCAGATGGGGCGCCCGAAAATCCAGCGGCAGATGGGCCCAGGTCTAAGTCTTCAGGCTGCCGGATTTTGGAAAGAGATGCAGGAGGAAATCCAGTGGGCTGGTTCTCCGAGGACCTTATTACAGAGCCTTCTTGCTCTTCCCCGGTTTGGGGGGGCCAACTAGAGAGGCTACTCCAGACCTGCCTCTTAGAGTGGGGACCCACCAAAGGTGGTCAGCATGCTCCTTGTGGCAGGGGATTTGGGGCAGGCAGCCTGAgcctctggggaggggcagcCCCAAGGGTCCTCTCTGGTAGCCGGATACCATGGGCCTTCTCCTGGCCCAATGTGGGGAGACAGTGTCTCTGCTCCTCCAGCACCCCCAGTCAGCGGAGGCAGGAAGAAACTCAGGGAGACAGGTGGGGGGGGTGCTGACTGGGGTGGCACTGCTATTAGGAAAGGCCTCTGCAGCCCACCTACCCCGGGACAATGGCCCGGAGTGGCAAATAGAATCGTGCAAGACAGATCCGCCCTGACCCCATGTGACGTCCGCCCCTGGCAGAGCGAAGACGGCACCTACACGGGTTTCATCAAAGTGCATTTGAAACTTCGGCGGCCGGTGACGGTGCCTGCTGGGATCCGGCCCCAGTCCATCTATGACGCCATTAAGGAAGTGAACCTGGCGGCCACCACGGCTAAGAGGACCTCCTTCTACCTGCCGCTCGATGCCATCAAGCAGCTGCACATCAGCAGCGCCACCACGGTCAGCGAGGTCATTCAGGGGCTGCTCAAGAAGTTCATGGTCGTGGACAACCCCCAGAAGTTTGCACTGTTTAAGCAGATAAACAAGGACGGGCAAGGTATGAGCGAGCGAGCTCCCAACCGGAAACTGCCTTTCCCAGCCCTGTCTGTGCTCACCCGCTGAACCCCTACCAGACTTGGGTGGCGGGGTGGACCCCTCCTGGGCACCGCAGTCCAGCTGTCACGTGGCATCAGATCGGTGGAAGGGCCACGCACGCACTCAGGACAGAGCTTGAGCGGGAGCTCATGCCTGCTCACTGTGCCCCTCCCTCTGTATGTGACTTTAGGAAAacccctccctgggctcctgctTCCTAATCTGTGGAAGGGGAGGGAATCCGCCCCACCACTCCTAATCTTTTGGGAGATGATGTGAATGGAAACATGCTCCAAACTCTGAGCAGACGCCAAAGATAAAGGTTATTACCCTATTCATTCTTGTGAGGTTCGTTTCACTAGGGGAAAGGACGGCTCCTTCCAGTTGTAACCACCCCACCTCTGCATTTCCAATTCTGTCCCACCCCTCCCGGGCCCTGCCCTTCTTCTCGAGATGAGCTCCCAGCCCCCTCTCTTGGTTTGCAGTGCTCTTCCAGAAACTCTCCGTGGCGGACTGCCCCCTCTACCTGCGCCTGCTTGCTGGGCCTGACACTGATGTGCTCAGCTTTGTGCTGAAGGAGAATGAAACTGGAGAGGTGGAGGTAGGTCCGGGACCTTCTGCTTGTGGCACAGCCCCAGCCCTTGGGGCACACTGGGTGGGTTCAGGTGGGCGCTGTCTCCCCGCCTGCCACAGGCCGGGGCCACGCGTGCAGCAGTGGCGGCAGGGAAATGACTTGAGAAAGTGGAGTTGGGTGAGAGCTGGGCAATGCTGAGTGTTCAGCCAGGATTGTAAGTGCGCTGGGGAGCAGGTCAAGCCTGTGTCTGGCAAGGCCTGTGGAAAGAATTTCTGAAAACTCGGAGGGGCAGGTGGGGTGTTGGGCACTGGGAACTCCCTGTGTTGGGCCCAGGTTGTTTCTGTTCCAGGATGGCCTGAGGCCCCACAGCCCCCATCTCTGGGTTCCACTGGGTATTGATATTTTTGAGCCGTATGTCTCTCCCTGGTTCTTAAAAACTGACCCTGCCCCCCACGGCAAGCTCACCAGGGTCCAGTCCGGGGGTGTCAACAGGTGAAACGGCTGGCACTCCACGTGGCCTGTGGTgcttgggggtggtggggggcatGTGACCGAGAGAGGGGAGCCTCTCGTCGTGTTTGTCACGCTGTGTTCAGTGGAGGCCTAGGGCTTGGGGAGCAGTCTTGGGGGTCCCTGCAGATTTGGGGGATCTAGGCCGGTGCGGCTCTGTCCTTTTCGTGTCAGCCAGGCAGTCCTGCTTCCATCTGCCTTATATGTTGGAGTGTGCGGAAGATTCTGTTTGGAAAACATTCCGCTGAAGGTGTGTGAACACTGCCGCCCGTGGAGAGCTCGCAGGCCTGGGTCCTGTTCTAGCTCTGCCGCCACGAGCTCTGTGGGCGTGGTCCCGCCAGCTTCCCTCCCTGGACTTGCTCTGTGGGCGTGGTCCCGCCAGCTTCCCTCCCTGGACTTGCTCTGTGGGCGTGGTCCCGCCAGCTTCCCTCCCTGGACTTGCTCTGTGGGCGTGGTCCCGCCAGCTTCCCTCCCTGGACTTGCTCTGTGGGCGTGGTCCCGCCAGCTTCCCTCCCTGGACTTGCTCTGTGGGCGTGGTCCCGCCAGCTTCCCTCCCTGGACTTCAGTTTTCTCGTGCATCCAATGTGGGGATTAAACCAGATAAACCTGAATATTCCTTGGTGCTGAAAGAGCTTAGGAGTTGAAATCCCTGGCCCCACGGGGCCTCAGCTCCTGGGTCAGCCTGAGCGACGTCAGGCTTGCCCTCGGCCCTGAGAGGCCAGGTCCCATCCGGCCAGCTGGGCGCCGCAGAGCTTTCCGGGTTACCTTATCTCGTGATCTGCTCTGCAGCCAAGGGAGGGAGATACCTTCACTCCAcggcagatgagaaaacaggctgaGAAGGGTGGAGTTATGTGCTTAGGTCACCCGCTGGAGTCAGGCTGAAGCTGGTCTCCTGGTCCAAGTCCAGCTTTCCTCCACTTGCCTCTTCAGGGTCTGCACGTTGGGAGCCTGTCACTCATCACAGCAAAGCAGCTCCTTGTGAACTAGGATTCTTGGTCATGAAATGCCAGGATTTGAAATTTTGTTGCTGGTGTGACGTGGGAAACCTAAGCTTTCTTCCTCGTCCCCTCCTGTTTGGCAGCAAACCGTGCAAACCCTGGGAAGGGGGAGGCTGCAGGGCCCTCCGGTCGCGCGGCTTCTAACCCgtctcctcttctgtgtctccCCCGATCTCCCTCTTGCCTCACAGTGGGATGACTTCTCCATCCCTGAGCTCCAGAACTTCCTAACAATCCTGGAAAAGGAGGAGCGGGACAAAATCCAGCAAGTGCAGAAGAAGTATGACAAGTTTAGGCAGAAACTGGCGGAGGCCTTAAGAGAATCTCAGGGCAAACCTGGCTAACCGGTCCTGCTGCCTCTTCCCCGGATGCCCGTGGATTTATTCTTATTATTAGTGATTATTTGGCAACAG
Proteins encoded:
- the RASSF5 gene encoding ras association domain-containing protein 5 isoform X1, whose protein sequence is MASPAIGQRPYRLLLDPEPPRYLQSLSGLEPPPPPPGRSSRRCAPAPLSTAPGAHEGRGAPRAARGDLEPQPRASRPARPLRPRLQQRLRRRPGAPRPRDVRSIFEQPQDPRVPAERGEGHCFAELALRSGRGWCDLCGREVLRQALRCANCKFTCHPECRSLIQLDCSRQEGPAQDRPSPESTLTPNFGQNVCKPAEETRPPPTLQEIKQKIQSYNSREKECLRMKLSEDGTYTGFIKVHLKLRRPVTVPAGIRPQSIYDAIKEVNLAATTAKRTSFYLPLDAIKQLHISSATTVSEVIQGLLKKFMVVDNPQKFALFKQINKDGQVLFQKLSVADCPLYLRLLAGPDTDVLSFVLKENETGEVEWDDFSIPELQNFLTILEKEERDKIQQVQKKYDKFRQKLAEALRESQGKPG
- the RASSF5 gene encoding ras association domain-containing protein 5 isoform X2, with product MTVDSSMSSGYCSLEEELEDCFFTAKTTFFRSVQSKRPSKNVCKPAEETRPPPTLQEIKQKIQSYNSREKECLRMKLSEDGTYTGFIKVHLKLRRPVTVPAGIRPQSIYDAIKEVNLAATTAKRTSFYLPLDAIKQLHISSATTVSEVIQGLLKKFMVVDNPQKFALFKQINKDGQVLFQKLSVADCPLYLRLLAGPDTDVLSFVLKENETGEVEWDDFSIPELQNFLTILEKEERDKIQQVQKKYDKFRQKLAEALRESQGKPG